The Misgurnus anguillicaudatus chromosome 21, ASM2758022v2, whole genome shotgun sequence genome includes a window with the following:
- the LOC129440017 gene encoding uncharacterized protein: MINAEWLCSSFKLCDIVDVSQYVHTDNSTQVEINRNSFPQPAYNPSSVKVTLEAYSLLLEAAFEQNMKHTDQKVIEHQYAQTDSIHHFAQKTANTIIELAMTKGETPSSEHSENKCNLIDPRQSSEMRGNDVNMLAEELTLQACCKALEEMGRHCVLRPDDTSDKQVMEGAFVTSGHNCDEDMDIKMEEYDYKFATTLKSMVSLGSIEYPDAPPSTPLHPEMLKSRDSFTRKLKGGLAKEFLPSTPPSTPKDQIQPLLENQMTGGPGDKSEFMTRLMRSLSLECRWQGGLEEEKAGDDGGLQDELPKLADYAAQLSADILNFITTNDVEVNKEVWATAEELADEIVIASLAEVIMKEKEESRREQNGLKSVAPQLSTACVAAEDIKILASDLIINAVVHAFAKLKQGGLKHQHLSSQATEQQPWEKEIYSCKGSTPSNKASTIICRNDTLEFNGIAFDAMNMTSSVHTYANKFAQDVLENSVRDASCIQINLRQGTHVQIGSQKDIIPLVIIKMYSEVSSDVQELQCALLWAAASQTGTSELFFDLPDTSITQQLCRLSRSARLNGWTVGALVASLCQYCDMQEEASRGHHKSSDSLLGHLHQLIDNTPLN, from the exons atgATTAATGCAGAGTGGTTGTGCAGCTCATTTAAACTGTGTGATATAGTCGATGTTTCACAGTATGTTCACACTGAT AACTCCACGCAGGTAGAAATCAACAGGAACTCATTTCCACAACCTGCTTATAACCCATCATCTGTCAAAGTCACATTGGAAGCTTACAGCCTTTTATTGGAAGCAGCGTTTGAACAGAACATGAAACATACCGATCAAAAGGTGATTGAACATCAGTATGCACAGACCGACTCCATTCATCACTTTGCGCAGAAGACAGCCAACACAATTATAGAGTTAGCTATGACGAAAGGAGAGACCCCGTCGTCTGAACATTCTGAAAACAAATGCAATCTTATTGACCCAAGACAATCGAGCGAGATGAGAGGGAATGACGTGAATATGCTAGCAGAGGAGCTAACGTTACAAGCCTGTTGCAAAGCATTGGAAGAGATGGGAAGACATTGTGTTCTTAGGCCTGATGATACATCTGATAAACAAGTTATGGAGGGAGCTTTTGTAACTTCTGGGCACAACTGTGATGAAGACATGGACATCAAGATGGAAGAATATGATTACAAGTTTGCAACTACTTTGAAGAGCATGGTTAGTCTTGGCTCTATTGAGTACCCTGATGCCCCTCCAAGTACCCCTTTACATCCAGAGATGTTGAAGAGCCGAGACAGTTTCACAAGGAAGCTAAAGGGAGGGCTAGCTAAAGAGTTCCTTCCTTCGACACCTCCTTCAACCCCCAAAGATCAGATACAGCCCCTATTGGAGAACCAGATGACCGGTGGTCCTGGTGACAAATCGGAGTTTATGACGCGATTGATGCGCTCGCTGTCACTGGAGTGCCGTTGGCAAGGGGGGCTAGAAGAAGAGAAGGCTGGAGATGATGGTGGACTTCAAGATGAGCTTCCCAAACTGGCTGACTATGCGGCTCAACTGTCTGCAGACATCCTTAATTTTATTACTACTAATGATGTAGAAGTAAATAAGGAAGTATGGGCTACTGCTGAGGAACTAGCGGATGAGATTGTCATAGCATCTTTAGCAGAGGTGATAatgaaagaaaaagaagaaagcaGAAGAGAACAGAACGGTCTTAAGTCTGTTGCTCCCCAACTTAGCACGGCATGCGTTGCAGCAGaagatataaagattttagCTAGTGATCTTATCATTAATGCAGTGGTTCATGCTTTTGCAAAGCTCAAACAGGGTGGGCTTAAACATCAACATCTTTCGAGCCAAGCAACCGAACAGCAGCCATGGGAAAAAGAGATTTATTCGTGTAAAGGCTCAACACCGTCCAACAAAGCCTCAACCATTATTTGCCGTAACGATACGTTAGAATTCAACGGCATTGCATTTGATGCCATGAATATGACATCATCTGTACACACATATGCTAACAAATTTGCACAAGACGTACTTGAAAATTCGGTACGTGATGCTTCCTGCATACAGATAAACTTGAGGCAGGGAACACATGTTCAAATTGGCTCACAGAAAGACATTATACCTCTCGTAATCATCAAGATGTATTCTGAGGTAAGCAGCGATGTTCAGGAACTACAGTGTGCTCTACTGTGGGCTGCGGCCTCTCAGACAGGAACTTCAGAGCTTTTCTTTGATCTACCAGACACAAGCATTACACAACAG CTTTGTAGACTCTCCCGCAGTGCCCGCTTGAATGGCTGGACTGTGGGTGCCTTGGTGGCATCACTCTGCCAGTATTGTGATATGCAGGAAGAGGCCAGCAGAGGGCACCATAAGAGCTCTGATTCTTTGTTAGGGCATCTGCATCAGCTCATTGACAATACACCTTTAAACTGA
- the ccnb3 gene encoding G2/mitotic-specific cyclin-B3: protein MPFSRGKKLTTSKIPKLHTKGLENQDGTQTKRSSSSPQGAPKKRTAFVDITNAHKIELSNPIKKKGPIKKLQKKVSVLAKNDTNLKQAVVNSEEKLEIVESHAEIQEQPCTKPSLPAHLQPPQIPPEFDIDSEHVSDATHSPEYAKEIFDYLKSRENKFVLHDYMAHQPNLNTSMRAILIDWMVEVQENFELNHETLYLAVKMTDHYLAVSQVKREALQLIGSTAMLIASKFEERAPPCVDDFLYICDDAYKRSQLIAMEICMLQALNFDINIPVPYRFLRRFAKCVNAGMDTLTLARFICELSLLDMKFVPVRASLLASACLLIALVTKDLGGWAPCLQFHSGYDVEDLAPVVRQLHHMLSSPPDSKLAIIRSKYAHKVFFEVALIPTVSLEKLEGFLK from the exons ATGCCATTTTCAAGAGGAAAGAAACTCACCACTAGCAAAATCCCCAAACTTCACACCAAAGGATTGGAGAACCAG GATGGCACCCAAACCAAGCGCTCGTCCTCTTCTCCTCAAGGGGCCCCTAAGAAAAGGACAGCTTTTGTGGACATTACCAAT GCACACAAGATTGAGCTGAGCAACCCCATCAAGAAGAAAGGTCCCATCAAGAAGTTGCAGAAGAAGGTTTCAGTGCTGGCTAAGAATGACACCAACTTAAA ACAAGCTGTGGTCAATTCAGAGGAAAAGTTGGAGATTGTAGAGTCACATGCTGAGATACAAGAACAACCTTGTACCAAACCTTCACTCCCCGCACATCTTCAGCCTCCACAG ATCCCTCCAGAGTTTGACATTGATTCTGAGCACGTCAGTGATGCCACACATTCACCAGAATATGCCAAGGAGATCTTTGACTACCTCAAGAGTAGAGAG aATAAGTTTGTGTTGCATGATTACATGGCTCATCAGCCAAACCTGAACACCAGTATGAGAGCCATTCTGATAGACTGGATGGTTGAAGTTCAG gaGAATTTTGAGTTGAATCATGAGACTTTGTATCTAGCTGTGAAAATGACGGATCATTATCTGGCCGTGAGCCAGGTCAAACGCGAGGCTTTACAGCTCATTGGTTCGACTGCCATGCTCATTGCCTCTAAATTTGAG GAACGGGCTCCACCTTGCGTGGATGATTTCCTGTATATTTGCGACGATGCCTACAAGCGCTCCCAGCTCATCGCCATGGAGATCTGCATGCTGCAGGCTCTGAACTTTGACATCAATATTCCAGTTCCTTACCGTTTCCTTCGGCGTTTCGCCAAG TGTGTAAACGCGGGTATGGATACGCTGACCCTGGCTCGGTTTATCTGCGAGCTGAGTTTACTGGATATGAAGTTTGTTCCCGTGAGAGCATCTCTCCTCGCCTCTGCCTGTCTGCTTATCGCTCTGGTAACCAAAGACCTAGGAGGATGG GCACCATGTCTACAATTCCACTCTGGATATGACGTGGAGGATCTCGCACCTGTGGTCCGACAACTCCACCACATGCTCAGCAGCCCGCCGGACAGTAAACTTGCCATCATTAGGAGCAAGTATGCACACAA GGTTTTCTTTGAAGTTGCATTAATCCCAACAGTGAGTCTGGAGAAGCTGGAAGGATTTTTAAAGTGA